One genomic region from Pseudorca crassidens isolate mPseCra1 chromosome 11, mPseCra1.hap1, whole genome shotgun sequence encodes:
- the LOC137202758 gene encoding natural killer cells antigen CD94-like — MNTGTTFHMAAFQTTRWRLISGVLGVMCLLLVAALGVLLENSFTKQNVQPTFSPGPSTDLQEGSGCCSCREKWIGYQCSCYFISSELKTWKDSRNFCVSQNSSLLQIQNRNELHFMKFISYYYWIGLSYSEEHHAWLWEDNSTVSQDLFPSFHPLNPKNCIIYDPSGGVLDRDCGIQYRYVCKQQLI; from the exons ATGAACACTGGAACAACATTTCATATGGCAG CTTTTCAGACCACTCGATGGAGGCTGATTTCTGGGGTCTTAGGAGTAATGTGCCTTTTGTTGGTGGCTGCTTTGGGAGTTTTGTTGGAAAATT CATTTACTAAACAAAATGTTCAGCCGACATTCTCTCCAGGACCCTCCACAGATCTCCAGGAAG gaTCTGGCTGCTGTTCTTGCCGAGAAAAGTGGATTGGCTACCAATGCAGCTGTTACTTCATTTCTAGTGAATTAAAAACATGGAAAGACAGTAGAAATTTTTGTGTTTCTCAGAATTCCAGTCTACTTcagatacaaaacagaaatgaactg CATTTTATGAAATTCATTTCCTATTATTACTGGATTGGACTCTCTTACAGTGAAGAACATCATGCCTGGTTGTGGGAGGATAATTCTACTGTCTCCCAAGATCT ATTTCCATCCTTTCACCCTCTAAATCCAAAGAACTGCATAATATATGACCCAAGCGGAGGAGTTTTGGATAGAGACTGTGGGATTCAATATCGTTATGTCTGTAAGCAACAGCTTATTTAG